In the Flagellimonas sp. MMG031 genome, one interval contains:
- a CDS encoding histidine kinase yields the protein MSYTDGDYQTALDKFLKIVPYWRQEGNNIKLYDLYSNIGHCYLQLEQWNNAEEYLFKALDLANQLSLEQGKAFVYHNLASLMLNQSKLKEAIGYSKQNLDVLQGMEGTFERKREAHQKAYEIYEASGQLKKAIFHLNRAQEYKDSLMNEAKVKEIQNLQVRHEVYVKDREIEANTLELALLNTRVEQNRKRTLYLIVISILLLFSASLLYFRYLAKKRSNAILSEKNRLISEQRDTIGQMNRQLEKRMLRAQMNPHFIFNSLGSIQHLISTNDKKGALTYLSKFSKLLRQVLESSVNISLVLSEEIELLKIYVELEALRFDHSFSYQFEIDENLDIDAHEVPMLLVQPYIENAIIHGLMPKEGNKELKVSFTDKGDNIECVIEDNGVGLTQTEARKSNRISRGMSITERRIQALKQHSAQQLVKIENLSDKNRSGTRVTILIPKE from the coding sequence ATGAGCTACACGGACGGGGACTACCAAACAGCTTTGGACAAATTTTTGAAAATTGTACCGTATTGGAGGCAAGAAGGAAACAACATCAAATTGTACGACCTGTATAGTAATATTGGCCATTGTTATTTGCAATTGGAACAATGGAATAATGCGGAGGAATATCTTTTCAAAGCCCTTGATTTGGCTAACCAGCTGTCCCTAGAGCAAGGAAAGGCATTCGTGTATCATAATTTGGCAAGTCTAATGCTCAATCAAAGTAAGCTGAAGGAAGCCATAGGTTACTCCAAACAAAACCTTGACGTTTTACAAGGTATGGAGGGAACGTTTGAGCGTAAACGAGAGGCCCATCAAAAAGCTTATGAAATCTACGAGGCTTCAGGACAGCTTAAAAAGGCTATTTTTCATTTGAACAGGGCACAGGAGTACAAGGATAGCCTGATGAACGAAGCCAAGGTAAAGGAAATTCAAAATTTACAGGTGCGACACGAAGTATATGTGAAAGACCGGGAAATCGAGGCCAATACCTTAGAATTGGCGCTCCTGAATACCCGAGTGGAGCAAAATAGAAAACGAACGCTTTACCTTATCGTTATATCTATCCTATTGCTCTTCTCCGCCAGCCTGCTCTATTTCCGATATTTGGCAAAGAAAAGATCTAATGCCATTCTTTCCGAAAAGAACAGGTTGATATCTGAGCAACGAGATACCATAGGCCAAATGAACAGGCAGTTAGAAAAGCGGATGTTACGGGCCCAGATGAATCCCCATTTTATTTTTAACTCCCTCGGTTCCATACAACACCTCATCAGCACCAACGATAAAAAAGGGGCCCTCACCTATCTCTCCAAGTTTTCAAAACTGCTTCGTCAGGTCTTGGAAAGTTCGGTGAACATAAGTTTGGTGCTAAGTGAAGAAATAGAGCTGCTCAAAATTTATGTGGAACTGGAAGCTTTGCGTTTTGACCATTCCTTTTCCTATCAATTTGAAATCGATGAGAATTTGGATATCGATGCCCATGAAGTTCCCATGCTTTTGGTACAGCCTTATATCGAAAATGCCATCATACACGGATTGATGCCAAAGGAGGGAAACAAGGAGCTTAAAGTTTCTTTTACCGATAAAGGAGATAATATCGAATGTGTGATTGAAGACAATGGCGTGGGACTGACACAAACGGAAGCACGAAAATCCAACCGGATATCCCGTGGCATGTCCATTACGGAACGAAGGATACAAGCACTTAAACAGCACTCTGCCCAACAATTGGTTAAAATAGAGAACCTTTCCGACAAGAACCGCTCAGGTACCCGTGTAACCATCTTGATCCCGAAAGAATAA
- a CDS encoding deoxyribodipyrimidine photo-lyase gives MKDSIIVFWFRRDLRLDDNVGLYQALQNDAPVLPIFIFDKEILESLPKKDARVTFIHDQIQKISKQLRTNYDSGVAQYHDKPIKVFEQLIKDYDVEAVYTNHDYEPYAKERDKEIADFLKENDIQFNTYKDQVIFEKEEVVKDDGDPYVVYTPYMRKWKENFNPSIHVVEYDTLKDLGKNLYQSKSMPKLSLEAMGFEESDIKVPDFTITSNLIQNYEDTRDYPAKEKGTSRLGPHLRFGTVSVRKMVKKAIDEKNETFWNELIWREFFMQILWHFPHTVDNAFRSKYDRIEWRNNEEEFEKWKKGKTGYPLVDAGMRELNETGYMHNRVRMLVASFLCKHLLIDWRWGEAYFAEKLLDYEMASNVGNWQWAAGSGVDAAPYFRIFNPTTQIKKFDKDKKYINKWVPELQELNYPDPMVDHKMARERCLKTYKEAVS, from the coding sequence ATGAAAGACAGCATCATCGTATTTTGGTTTAGACGCGATTTACGGTTGGATGACAATGTAGGTCTGTACCAAGCCCTTCAAAATGATGCCCCTGTGCTTCCTATCTTTATTTTTGATAAGGAAATTTTGGAAAGTCTGCCCAAAAAAGATGCAAGGGTTACCTTTATACACGATCAAATCCAAAAAATAAGCAAGCAACTCCGCACCAATTACGACAGCGGCGTAGCGCAATATCACGACAAACCCATCAAAGTGTTTGAACAGCTTATCAAGGATTATGACGTCGAAGCTGTTTACACCAATCATGATTATGAACCTTATGCCAAAGAACGCGATAAAGAAATCGCCGATTTTTTAAAGGAAAACGATATACAGTTCAACACCTACAAAGATCAAGTCATTTTTGAAAAGGAGGAAGTGGTAAAGGACGATGGAGACCCCTATGTCGTTTATACACCTTATATGCGCAAGTGGAAGGAAAATTTTAATCCCTCCATTCATGTAGTGGAGTACGATACGCTGAAAGATTTGGGCAAAAATTTGTATCAGTCTAAATCCATGCCCAAACTCTCCTTGGAAGCTATGGGCTTTGAAGAGTCCGACATTAAAGTTCCCGATTTTACCATTACCTCCAATTTGATTCAAAATTATGAGGACACACGCGATTACCCGGCCAAGGAAAAAGGAACCTCCCGTTTAGGTCCCCACTTGCGTTTTGGTACCGTTTCCGTTCGGAAAATGGTGAAAAAGGCCATCGATGAAAAGAACGAAACCTTTTGGAACGAATTGATTTGGAGGGAATTTTTTATGCAGATCCTATGGCATTTTCCCCATACCGTGGATAATGCGTTTCGTTCCAAATACGATAGAATCGAATGGCGCAACAACGAAGAGGAGTTTGAAAAGTGGAAAAAGGGCAAAACTGGATACCCTTTAGTTGATGCAGGTATGCGCGAACTCAATGAAACGGGCTACATGCACAACAGGGTTCGTATGTTGGTGGCCAGTTTTTTGTGCAAGCATTTGCTGATCGATTGGAGATGGGGCGAAGCCTATTTTGCTGAAAAATTATTGGATTATGAAATGGCGAGCAATGTGGGCAACTGGCAATGGGCCGCAGGCAGTGGTGTGGATGCCGCACCTTATTTTAGAATCTTTAACCCGACCACGCAGATAAAAAAATTCGATAAGGACAAAAAATACATCAACAAATGGGTTCCCGAACTTCAAGAACTCAACTACCCAGACCCTATGGTCGACCACAAAATGGCTCGGGAACGCTGCTTAAAAACCTACAAGGAAGCGGTAAGTTGA
- a CDS encoding amidohydrolase, protein MKKFSTLLLLGLVSLNLSAQKMSKDKKAVVASVEKHKENLIQISDSIWALAETAFEESISSEMLADYAEKNGMTVTRGVADIPTAFVATYGSGKPVISVLGEFDALPGLSQNTVPTKDPRIDGAPGHGCGHNMFGAASLGAAIAIKEQIEAGNIKGTVKFFGTPAEEKFFGKVWMVEAGLWDDVDVNVSWHPSAEIEADVQSGLALVDFMIEFYGQAAHASSDPWNGRSASDALELYTTGINYYREHIKPTSRIHYHIQDGGQVVNVVPDYARLWVRVRDPKRDVMLPTFERVKAMAEGAAIMANVDYKYSLISGIYETLVNREGGQIMQNNLELLGPITYTDEEITYGKAIQEATGKPQVGMDGEVHPLKETEELPGGGSTDVGDVSWNVPNINLGVTVAPKGTPWHSWAVVACGGMSIGHKGMIYASKAMGMTMFDLFDDPKLVEKVKEEFKTRKGDVKYEAMIDGPPPIPGK, encoded by the coding sequence ATGAAGAAATTTTCAACCTTACTCCTTTTGGGACTGGTCTCATTGAACCTATCCGCCCAAAAAATGTCAAAGGACAAAAAAGCGGTCGTCGCTTCCGTGGAAAAGCACAAGGAAAACCTTATTCAAATCAGTGATTCTATCTGGGCACTGGCCGAAACAGCATTCGAGGAATCGATTTCCTCAGAAATGTTGGCCGATTATGCCGAGAAGAACGGGATGACCGTGACACGTGGTGTAGCCGATATCCCAACCGCCTTTGTTGCTACCTACGGTTCAGGAAAACCCGTAATCAGTGTCTTGGGCGAGTTTGATGCCCTACCGGGCCTTTCACAGAACACGGTTCCCACCAAAGATCCACGAATTGATGGTGCTCCCGGCCACGGATGTGGGCACAATATGTTCGGGGCAGCCAGTTTAGGTGCTGCCATAGCTATCAAAGAACAAATTGAGGCAGGAAACATTAAAGGAACCGTCAAATTCTTTGGGACACCTGCCGAAGAGAAATTTTTTGGAAAAGTTTGGATGGTAGAAGCCGGACTTTGGGACGATGTTGATGTAAACGTAAGCTGGCACCCATCTGCCGAAATTGAAGCCGACGTACAAAGTGGATTGGCCCTGGTCGATTTCATGATTGAATTTTACGGTCAAGCTGCCCACGCATCTTCCGACCCATGGAACGGACGCAGTGCCTCTGACGCCTTGGAACTGTATACCACGGGGATTAACTATTATCGCGAGCATATAAAACCCACTTCGCGTATTCACTACCATATTCAAGATGGAGGCCAAGTAGTAAATGTTGTTCCTGACTATGCCCGCCTGTGGGTGCGTGTGCGTGACCCCAAAAGAGATGTGATGCTTCCCACCTTTGAACGGGTTAAGGCCATGGCCGAAGGCGCCGCAATCATGGCCAATGTGGACTATAAATACTCCTTGATTTCAGGAATTTATGAAACCCTGGTCAACCGTGAGGGAGGCCAAATCATGCAAAACAATCTGGAGCTTTTGGGACCCATTACCTATACCGATGAGGAAATTACCTATGGTAAAGCCATTCAAGAGGCCACCGGAAAACCCCAAGTGGGCATGGATGGTGAAGTACATCCTTTGAAAGAAACCGAGGAACTGCCAGGAGGAGGCTCTACCGATGTTGGTGATGTAAGTTGGAACGTACCCAACATCAACCTAGGCGTAACGGTTGCTCCAAAAGGAACACCTTGGCACTCTTGGGCCGTTGTGGCCTGTGGGGGTATGAGCATTGGCCATAAGGGAATGATTTACGCATCCAAAGCTATGGGCATGACAATGTTCGATCTTTTTGATGACCCAAAATTGGTAGAAAAAGTAAAAGAAGAATTTAAAACGAGAAAAGGTGATGTTAAATACGAGGCCATGATCGATGGTCCGCCACCAATTCCCGGTAAATAG
- a CDS encoding pirin-like C-terminal cupin domain-containing protein: MKTPVLQTFPLSTPWQTLDPFLFSVYHLDHFPKGNGEMGPDPSLLKGRNLGSDFDPTQKWRMYHGQSIPGFPYHPHRGFETITIVNKGFCDHSDSLGAAGRFGEGDVQWMTAGRGVQHSEMFPLLKDDEENPLELFQIWLNLPKSGKFVDPHFKMLWHEDIPIVEEENAKIKVIAGPYKNVAPPTPAPDSWAADPENEVAVWNIHVEPEAEYVLPSTSESVNRVLYFYDGDEIHIGDKKINPSFGIVLDPTTDVNIKVGSETAHFMLLQGKPIGEPVAKYGPFVMNTQEEIQKAMEEYRLTQFGGWPWPHPDHVHDKDKGRFALYPDGKMVDKN; this comes from the coding sequence ATGAAAACTCCTGTTCTACAAACTTTTCCATTAAGCACCCCTTGGCAAACCTTGGACCCTTTTCTTTTTAGTGTATATCATTTAGATCATTTCCCAAAGGGAAATGGGGAAATGGGACCCGACCCATCCCTTTTGAAAGGACGGAACTTAGGAAGTGATTTTGACCCGACCCAAAAGTGGCGCATGTATCACGGGCAGTCCATTCCAGGATTTCCGTACCATCCACACCGTGGTTTCGAAACCATTACCATTGTAAACAAAGGATTTTGTGACCACTCGGATTCTTTGGGTGCCGCAGGCCGATTTGGTGAAGGTGATGTACAGTGGATGACCGCTGGAAGGGGGGTTCAACATTCCGAGATGTTCCCCCTGCTCAAAGATGATGAAGAAAATCCCTTGGAACTCTTTCAAATATGGTTAAACCTGCCCAAATCGGGAAAATTTGTCGACCCGCACTTTAAGATGCTTTGGCACGAGGATATTCCCATTGTGGAGGAAGAAAATGCAAAAATCAAGGTGATAGCCGGTCCCTACAAAAATGTTGCCCCACCGACCCCTGCCCCGGATTCTTGGGCGGCCGACCCGGAAAATGAAGTGGCCGTTTGGAATATTCATGTAGAGCCTGAAGCCGAATATGTGCTGCCGAGTACAAGTGAATCGGTAAACCGCGTACTTTACTTTTATGATGGTGATGAAATACATATTGGGGATAAAAAAATAAATCCCAGTTTTGGGATTGTTTTGGACCCCACCACCGATGTGAATATCAAAGTTGGTTCCGAAACCGCCCATTTTATGTTACTGCAAGGAAAGCCTATCGGCGAGCCCGTCGCCAAATATGGTCCCTTTGTGATGAACACCCAAGAGGAAATCCAAAAAGCGATGGAAGAATACCGCCTTACCCAGTTTGGGGGGTGGCCATGGCCCCACCCGGACCATGTTCATGATAAAGACAAGGGGCGCTTTGCATTGTACCCCGATGGGAAAATGGTCGATAAAAATTAA
- a CDS encoding tetratricopeptide repeat protein, whose translation MDSLQNLLKTADDTTQVNLLRTLGIKSRFIDKEQAVAYGLQSLEKSKEIGFKVGEAKALYSLGLTHGMTDSYANSLEYLNKCLVVANQNKDYSMVCDVYNSMGIVYKRIGDYPSSQESYLKSLKVIDSFNLQINAASVYINLGVLHDLMDEREEAIASYQKALEIYDGPDPEAMKNDV comes from the coding sequence ATGGATAGCCTTCAAAACCTGCTTAAAACTGCTGACGATACCACACAGGTGAATCTGTTAAGGACATTGGGCATCAAATCCAGATTCATCGACAAGGAACAGGCGGTTGCCTACGGGTTACAGAGCTTGGAAAAATCAAAAGAAATCGGTTTTAAGGTAGGTGAGGCCAAAGCACTCTACTCCTTGGGGCTAACGCATGGTATGACCGATAGCTATGCTAATTCTTTGGAATATTTAAACAAGTGTCTCGTGGTGGCTAATCAAAACAAGGACTACAGTATGGTCTGTGATGTTTATAATTCCATGGGGATTGTATATAAACGCATTGGGGATTACCCTTCGAGTCAAGAAAGCTATCTAAAAAGTCTCAAAGTAATCGATTCGTTCAATCTTCAAATAAACGCTGCTTCCGTGTACATCAACCTCGGGGTTTTACACGATTTGATGGATGAAAGGGAAGAGGCCATTGCCAGCTACCAAAAGGCGCTGGAAATCTACGACGGCCCAGACCCAGAAGCCATGAAGAACGATGTCTAA